In the genome of Kallotenue papyrolyticum, the window CGGGGTACAATACCAACGATCATGAGTCTTCCATGGTTCAGCTTGTGCGCCCGCATCGGTCGCGGGCTGAAAGGAGCAGCATGACCCTCTGGTCCACGCGCATTGCGTTAATCATAGCACTCCTCGCGCTGGTCGCCTGTGGTACGCCGACTGCCAATCCAAGCGCCACGGGCTCGTTCGGGCCGGTCGCCAACCAGCCGCACAGCCATGCCCCTGCGCAAACCGGCGGCACGCCCCATGACCATGGGCAGATCGGCAGCACGACCCCTGACCATGCCGCTGCCACCGCCACTACCAGCGAGCTGCAGGTGGTGCTGGCCACCTCGGAGGTAGTGGTTGGGCCCAATCGCTTGGCGCTGGGCCTGCTGCAGGACAACGTGCCGATCAGCGACGCGCCCCAGACCACGGTCACGGCGCGCTACTACCGCCTCAGCGCCGACCAGGCCGCGCTGGTGGGTGAGGAAGCGGCACGCTACTACGGCGAGGGCCTCGGACCGCGTGGCACCTTCGTGATCCACCCCACCTTCGACGCGCCCGGACAGTGGGGTCTCGAAGTAGAAGCAACCCGTCCGGGGCAGGCGCCGGTGACGCGCCGTTTGCGCATCAACGTGGTGGAGCATGGCAACGCGCCCAAGGTCGGCGATGCCGCCCCCAGGAGCGACACGCCCACCGCTGCGCAGGTCAGCGATCTGCGGCAGATCTCCTCCGACGCGCACCCCGATCCCCGGCTGTACCAGATGAGCGTGGCCCAGGCCGTCAGCAGCGGCAAGCCCAGCCTGATCCTCTTCGCCACGCCGGGCTACTGCCAGACCGCGGTGTGTGGTCCGGGTGTGGAAGTTGTCAAGCGGCTGGTCGATCGCTTCGGCGATCGCGTCAACGCCGTGCATGTCGAGGTCTATCGCCTGCCCTACGATGGCACCATGGTGCCGGCCATGCGCGAATGGGGCCTGTTGACCGAGCCGTGGCTGTTTCTGGTAGATGGGCAGGGCAAGATCGCCGCGCGCTACGAAGGCGGCATTACGCTGGAGGAGCTGCAACCCGCGGTAGAGCAGGTGATCGGCGGGCAGGCCGGGAGCTGAAGCGCCGGCTCCCGGCTCACCCCTTGCGCCCAAACTGCCGTTCGAGCTGCGCCTGACTCAGCAGCAGCGTTGTGGGCCGCCCGTGCGGGCAGGTGCGCGGCAACGCACAGCGTTCGAGCTGCTGCAGCAACTGGCGCATCTCCTCGTGCGATAGGGTCTGGCCGGCGCGCACCGCCGAATGGCAGGCGATCGTCGTCAGCGCCTGTTCGCGCCAGTCGGCGGGCGTCGAACCGCCCGCGGCCTGGAGCTGGTCGCCCAGCTCGTACAGCGCCGGCCCGATCTGCGCCTCGCGCAGCCCATGCGGCACGGCGCGCACGCGCAGCGTACCCTCGCCGAAGGGCTCGATCTCGAAGCCCCACTGCCGCAGCTCCTCGGCATGCCCCAGCAGCAGCGTCGTCAGCGTCGGCGGCAGATCGACCGAGACCGGCAGCAGCAGCGCCTGCGACTGGATCGGCTGCGTGCCCTGCTCGCGCATCAGCTTCTCGAAGATCACGCGCTCATGCGCGGCATGCTGGTCGATCAAGTACAGTCCGTCGGGCGCTTCGGCCACGATATAGGTCTCGCTGACCTGGCCCACCACGCGCAACGGCGGCAACCGAGGTTGCGGCGGCGCGGGCAACGGCTCTACCGTGGCGCGCGCCGCCGGCTGATCGGGCGGGCGCGGCGGATGGAAGGGCGCAGGACTCGGCGCGGCGCGCTCCGCCTCCGGCAGCGGCGCAGCGTCAGCCTCCAAGGCCGTTTCGGCAGGCGGGCGCGGCGCCAGAGGTGGCAGCGGCGCGCGTTGCTCCACCAGCGGCTCGAAGGCCGGCTGCGACCAGGCGGTACGCGCGACCTCACGCTCGCGCCCGATCTGACGCAGCTCGATACGCCGCTGGAGCGTCTCGGCTGGACGCGCGCCGGGCAGGACCAGATCAGGAATGCCGACCTGCTCGGCCAGCGCGGCGCGCACGGCACGGCCCAACAGCGCCAGCACCTGCGGCTGGTGGAGGAACTTGACCTCGGCCTTGGTAGGGTGGACGTTGACATCCACCGCCGCGGGATCGACCTCGATGTTGAGGATCGCCAGCGGGTGGCGGCCCTTCATCAGCAGCGTGTGGTAGGCCTCCTCGATCACATACACCAGCGGCCCGCTGGCGCGAATCCAGCGCCGATTGACAAACAGATGGATCGACGCGCGCGACGAACGCGTCAGTGACGGCTGGCTGACAAAGCCATGCACGCGCGTGGCCTGCTCGCCCTCGCCCGCGGCATCCTCAACGCTGATCAACTGGCGCGCCACATCCAGACCGTACAGCTCGATGATCGCATCGAGCAGGTTGCCGGAGCCGGGCGTTTGCAGACTGAGACGCCCATCGATCAGCAGCGTCCAGCGAATCTGGGGGTATGCCAGGGCATAGTGTTCGATCACCGCATTGATCTGCGCCGCTTCGGTCGCCTCCGAGCGCAGAAATTTGAGCCGCGCCGGCGTGTTGTAGAACAGGTTGCGCACCACAAAGGTCGTGCCCGGCGAGCCCCCGCGCGGCGCGCGGCTGATCAGCTCGCCGCCGGCCAGACGCAGCTCCACACCGGTCGGCGCGTCATGCGTGCGCGTGATACAGGTCACCTGCGCCACCGTGGCGATCGAGGGCAAGGCCTCGCCTCGAAAGCCCAGCGTATGCACATCGAAGAGATCCTCGGCGCTGCGGATCTTGGAGGTAGCGTGCCGCTGGAAGGCCAGTTCCACCTCATCGGCGGGAATGCCGCAGCCGTTATCGCTGACGCGAATCTCGCGCTGGCCGCCACCGCGGATTTCGACGCGGATCTCGGTTGCCCCGGCGTCGATCGCGTTCTCGACCAGCTCTTTGACCACCGACGCAGGCCGCTCGACGACCTCGCCCGCGGCGATCTTGGCGGCAACGTCCGGTTCCAGAATACGAATCGGCATCCCTGACTCCTCTTCCAACGACACACGCACACCATCCGAATAGGTGTTCGCATTATAGCACAGGCGCGGGTGGCGCGCGGCTCAGGGTTGGGGCGTGGCAACGGTGGGCACCAAGGTTGGCGTGGGCGCGCCCAAGGGCGTCAGCGTCGGACGGGCCGGCGGCGTGATCGTCGGCGTGGCCGCCTGGTTGGTGAAGACACTAACATAGTAGGCGCCGAGGAGCAGCGCGCCCAGCAGCGCCAGCCCTGCGGTCCAGAGCAGCAACGCGCGCAACGAGCCATGCGCTGACGGCGCGGGCCGTCGCTGGCTCGGCGTCTGGCGCCGCTCACCACGGCGGCGCTCCGCCTCGGGCGCGACGGGCAGCGCCTGCTGGCGGCGATCTACGCCACTGCGTCGTTCGGTGGCCAGTTTGGCGGTACGTCCCGCCGCCGGCACGGGCGGAGGTGCTTCGGCTAGCCGCGCGGTGATCGCCGGCGGGAGCTGCGGCGCACCGACCGCGGGCGTCTCGGCGCCATCAACGGACTCGCCGGCAAAGGTCAGCGCAGCCACCTGAACCGCGACTACGGTGATGTTATCGGGGCCGCCGCGCTCGTTGGCCAGCCGCACCAGGGCTCGGCAGGCATGCTCCAACGAGGTTTTGGTGAAGGCCAGGGCGATCTCCTCGGCTGTGACCTGGCCGTGCAGACCATCGCTGCACAGCACGACCACATCATCCTGCAACAGCGGCAGCCGGAAAGTATCCACCGCCACATCGGGCCGATGGCCGATCGCGCGCGTAATGATGTTGCGGTAGGAGCTGCGCTGCGCCTGCTGCTCGGTCATCGCGCCGGCGGCCACCTGCTCGGCGACGAAGGAGTGATCGCGCGTGATCTGGTAGGCCTGCCCGCCACGCACCAGGTAGGCGCGACAGTCGCCAACGTTGGCGACGATCAGGGCATCGTCTTTGAAGACCGCGGCCACGCCGGTGGTGCCCATGTTACCGCCCCCGGCGCGAAACACGGCCTGGTTGGCAGCCTGCACCGCTGCCACCAGCGCAGCTTCACGATCAGCTTGTGCATCGGCGAAGAAGTGCTCAATGATCGTGCGCACCGCCAGTTCGCTGGCTACCTCGCCGCGCGCAAAACCGCCAATACCGTCGCAGACAACAAAAAGCGCCCCCGCGTGCGGGCGTTCGCCACCGACCTCAATGCCGTAGCTATCTTCGTTGTGGTCGCGCGTAGCGCCGACATCGGTCAGAGCGGCGTGGCGCAACTGCATAGTGGCTCCGTCCTCTCACGGATGGGCAGCACGGCGGCAGGGCGCCGCTACACAGCTTCGGACCGCGGCAGTATAGCACAGGGCAGCGCGGGCAGCAACCAAGCAGGGGGATGGTGCGGGGCACGAGTAGACAAGCGGGGCCCGCGCCGGAGCGCGTGGTGACCTAGAGCGTAGCGACCAGGATCGGCTGCATGGTCGGCTGTGGGCTACCACCGGCCGGCTCGATGGTCACACCCACCAAGCGATAGCGACTGAGCGGCTGCGCCGAGGTGAGGCGCATGAGCGCCGTGCCCTGCGCATCCACGGCCAGCAGGCCGGCGCTGACCGGCGCGTCACCGTCGATCAGCCAGAGCTGGTAGGTGCGATCCGCCGGCAGCGGCGGCAATCCGGCGGCGATGACGTAAGCACTACGCCCATCCGGGTCGAGCAGCAGGCGCAACGTTCCGGGCGTCGTCTGACTCTGGAAGGTGACCAGGCGCGTGTCGGGCGCGCGCAGCAGTTCGATCACCTGCTGCTGTTGCGCCAGGCGCTCCTGGAGCGCGGCCAGCTCACCGCGCGTCTGGCTTAGACGGCCTGCCAGCCCGACACTCAGCAGCGCCAGCACCAGCGCAGTAGCAAAAGCCAGGCCGGTGACCGGACGACGCAGCTCGGCCAGCAGGCGCTGCCACCACAGGCGCGGCCCCTTACCCTCCAAACGCTGGAGCTGGGCAATGCGCCGATGGACGCGCTCGCGCAGGTGCGGTGGTGGATCGTGTTGGTCGGGCGTCCAAGCCAGCAGCATGACGATCCGCTTGGCTTCCTCGGCCTGCAGGCGACAGCGCGGACAGCTATCCAGGTGCTCGTCCACCGCCGCCTGCTCCGCCGGTTCCAGGGCGCCGAGCGCATAGAGATCGATCAGTTCATCAACATGTTCATCGTTCATCGTCGTCCTCTATGCCTAGCCCCTGTAAGGCAGCACGCAGCCGCTGCATGCCACGGCGAATGCGGGCTTTAACCGTGCCAAGCGGATCGCCGAGGGCGGCGGCGATCTCCAGGTGACTCATGCCGTTGAAATAGGCCAGCTCGATCGCCTGCTGCTGCGGCGGCGGCAACGCACGCAGAGCGCGGCGGATCTGCTGGGCCTGAAGATGGCGCAGGGTTGTCTCCGATACATCGTCGGGCGCCGGTAGATTGGGCCAGTCGCGTGGATCGTCGCGATCCACCGTGAGCAGTTGCGGTCGGCGCTGGCGCTTGCGCAGCGCATCGACGGCAACATGATGGGTTACCCCCAACAGCCAGGCGCTAAACTGACCGCGCTGTGCATCGAACGAACGGGCATGGCGCCAAACGCGCTCGAAGACATCTTGCGTGACCTCTTCGGCATCGGCGGAGTCGCCTAGAATGCGCAGTGCTAGCGAATAGACCGAACGCGCATAGCGCGTGTAGAGCTCATCCAACGCCGCCATATCGCCCCGCGCCAGGCGCTCGATCAGTTGCGTATCGACGTCGTGCACAACGCTCCGATAGCTCACAGACAGGCTCGCTCTGCCTGCCGGTCTGGCCCCAACGGGTCAGGCACCCGACGGGCATAACTATTGTACCAGTACCGCCGCCCGCTCCTGCGGGGAACGGGCGGCAGCCACCACCACGGCCTGGGCTAGAAGACGTTGGTGTAGGGCGGCACGCGCACCGACTTGCCACCGAGCCGTTCGGCCAGCGCGCGCACTGCATCCTTGCCCGGGAACTTAACCGGCCCGATGAAACCGGGGCCGCCGCGCAGGAAGGGCGCCAGTGTCGGCACTGCATCCGAGACGTTGTAGTAGATCGGCGCCGGCAGCGCGTTGGGGTTGGGCACGAAGCCGCCGATCAGTCGCGTCAGGGCCAGGTGCTCGACCTCGGTGCCGGCGTGCTGGGCAGTGGTGCCCGCCAGGCGCGGCAGGTTCAGCTCGGCGAAGCGCCGCGTCGCCGCCAAATAGGCGCCGATAAAGGCCGTCTCCGCGGCGATAAAGGTCTGGACATTGGTGCGGAAGTCGGTCAGGAACTTCTCGGGGATGTAGAACTCCTGCGCCAGCGCACGTCCACCCAGCGACTCCAAGACCTCCAGGTGCCAGATCTCAGAGTCCATCGCCAGCGCTAGGTAGACGCGGTCATCGTTGGGAATGCTGAAGCCGGCCTGGGTCAGCGTGCCGTAGTAGGCCGTCGCCGCCAGCGTTTCGGCGGTCGCTGCCAGGTTGGCCATCGTCGCCACATCGTCCATGCGGTCATGGTTGTTCTTGCGCGGCTGCGCCAGCGCGTCTTCGGCGCCGGCAAACAGGCCGGCAAAACC includes:
- a CDS encoding TlpA family protein disulfide reductase, with amino-acid sequence MTLWSTRIALIIALLALVACGTPTANPSATGSFGPVANQPHSHAPAQTGGTPHDHGQIGSTTPDHAAATATTSELQVVLATSEVVVGPNRLALGLLQDNVPISDAPQTTVTARYYRLSADQAALVGEEAARYYGEGLGPRGTFVIHPTFDAPGQWGLEVEATRPGQAPVTRRLRINVVEHGNAPKVGDAAPRSDTPTAAQVSDLRQISSDAHPDPRLYQMSVAQAVSSGKPSLILFATPGYCQTAVCGPGVEVVKRLVDRFGDRVNAVHVEVYRLPYDGTMVPAMREWGLLTEPWLFLVDGQGKIAARYEGGITLEELQPAVEQVIGGQAGS
- the mutL gene encoding DNA mismatch repair endonuclease MutL, whose product is MPIRILEPDVAAKIAAGEVVERPASVVKELVENAIDAGATEIRVEIRGGGQREIRVSDNGCGIPADEVELAFQRHATSKIRSAEDLFDVHTLGFRGEALPSIATVAQVTCITRTHDAPTGVELRLAGGELISRAPRGGSPGTTFVVRNLFYNTPARLKFLRSEATEAAQINAVIEHYALAYPQIRWTLLIDGRLSLQTPGSGNLLDAIIELYGLDVARQLISVEDAAGEGEQATRVHGFVSQPSLTRSSRASIHLFVNRRWIRASGPLVYVIEEAYHTLLMKGRHPLAILNIEVDPAAVDVNVHPTKAEVKFLHQPQVLALLGRAVRAALAEQVGIPDLVLPGARPAETLQRRIELRQIGREREVARTAWSQPAFEPLVEQRAPLPPLAPRPPAETALEADAAPLPEAERAAPSPAPFHPPRPPDQPAARATVEPLPAPPQPRLPPLRVVGQVSETYIVAEAPDGLYLIDQHAAHERVIFEKLMREQGTQPIQSQALLLPVSVDLPPTLTTLLLGHAEELRQWGFEIEPFGEGTLRVRAVPHGLREAQIGPALYELGDQLQAAGGSTPADWREQALTTIACHSAVRAGQTLSHEEMRQLLQQLERCALPRTCPHGRPTTLLLSQAQLERQFGRKG
- a CDS encoding sigma-70 family RNA polymerase sigma factor: MSYRSVVHDVDTQLIERLARGDMAALDELYTRYARSVYSLALRILGDSADAEEVTQDVFERVWRHARSFDAQRGQFSAWLLGVTHHVAVDALRKRQRRPQLLTVDRDDPRDWPNLPAPDDVSETTLRHLQAQQIRRALRALPPPQQQAIELAYFNGMSHLEIAAALGDPLGTVKARIRRGMQRLRAALQGLGIEDDDER
- a CDS encoding anti-sigma factor, which translates into the protein MNDEHVDELIDLYALGALEPAEQAAVDEHLDSCPRCRLQAEEAKRIVMLLAWTPDQHDPPPHLRERVHRRIAQLQRLEGKGPRLWWQRLLAELRRPVTGLAFATALVLALLSVGLAGRLSQTRGELAALQERLAQQQQVIELLRAPDTRLVTFQSQTTPGTLRLLLDPDGRSAYVIAAGLPPLPADRTYQLWLIDGDAPVSAGLLAVDAQGTALMRLTSAQPLSRYRLVGVTIEPAGGSPQPTMQPILVATL
- a CDS encoding PP2C family protein-serine/threonine phosphatase gives rise to the protein MQLRHAALTDVGATRDHNEDSYGIEVGGERPHAGALFVVCDGIGGFARGEVASELAVRTIIEHFFADAQADREAALVAAVQAANQAVFRAGGGNMGTTGVAAVFKDDALIVANVGDCRAYLVRGGQAYQITRDHSFVAEQVAAGAMTEQQAQRSSYRNIITRAIGHRPDVAVDTFRLPLLQDDVVVLCSDGLHGQVTAEEIALAFTKTSLEHACRALVRLANERGGPDNITVVAVQVAALTFAGESVDGAETPAVGAPQLPPAITARLAEAPPPVPAAGRTAKLATERRSGVDRRQQALPVAPEAERRRGERRQTPSQRRPAPSAHGSLRALLLWTAGLALLGALLLGAYYVSVFTNQAATPTITPPARPTLTPLGAPTPTLVPTVATPQP